A segment of the Nitrosopumilus sp. genome:
TGATAATTTACCGTTATTTTCATTTGTTGTTGTCATATTTTCCGTTCCACGCAATACCTACATTTCAAGTCCTTGCGAGTGAAACGCTTATGATATTTTTTACATGTGTTTTCTTTTGTCATCTATGCCAACTCCAGATGTGTTTCTGTAAGGTGTCCAAATCGTCAAACTCTTTGCCGCACAGTCTGCAGACATTCTCATTGAATCTCATTAACGCTTTACTCCCAATGTCATCGTACAATCACCGAACCGGTAAGCCAAGGGCCAGGTACCCCATGATAATTGTACAAACCCCTTTTGGTGAATGTGAAGGTGTGTGATTCTCCAGGCTTCAGGACCCCATTACTGCCCTGAAAGTACTCTGATTCGTGATCAGGAGATACAGAATGTGCGGTGTCATCATTGTTTGTCCAAGTCACGGTGTTGTTTACTCCCAATATGACCATGATTGTCTTTGGAGTTATGGGTTCTGGATTGTCAATTACAACTGCTCCCTTATTTATCGAAACAAACACTTCTTGATGTTGAGAGATGCCGGTAATTTTAGACGCTCGATCTTTTTGCAATTCTAATGCCTCAGAGCATTGTATGAATGCCTGATCACTTTTGTAATCGTATTCAGGGTCATCCCTCATGTGAAACAGTTCAGCACGATAACTTATTGAACAATCCGTATTTGCATCGGTTACCTCCATGAGATCTTGTCTAGTTTCCTCTTCTTTCTGCATGAAGGATTTGTCAGGCATCTGCTCATAAACTGCAAAGAGTAAGGCCAATGATGAAAAGCCAATGATTATCATAGTTACAATCATAATTTTCAAGTTCATTTACCCTCTCTACGTAGTGTGTTGTTACTCAAGACTCTCGCACCCCATAATGTGATCTTTTAATATATACAAAGTCACTAAAAGATTAATGGCTGAAAACTTGCTTGACGTGGCAATTGATTTGATTGCTGATGCTACGGGCCACATTTTAGCTAGTGTCGGCGTGGGTTCAAACAATGAAGAATAGTTATTTTCTGTCAATTCTTTTCCTCCACTGATGTGTTCGTCTCAATCCTGCAGTTACAGACAAAATTGCCCATTGAGTCTGGTATTTCAATTCTGATTCCAGATGATGATGCTTCATATTTTGTTTTCATTTTCGCACCTTCAAGGATACATTTGACTTTACAAGATAAGACCATAGTGTTTTGTCAGAGTTAAACAGTTGAGCTGCCTTTTGTTTGATGTTTGTTTGTGTCAATTAGCAACACTTCTTGGTTAATGCGGTCAATGCTCTTTGGGTGATTCTTTTAGTGTGATCTTCTTTCAAATTTCTGTAAAGAATTTTTTGAAAAGATATAGTTATGTACTTTATCTTTTGAAAATAGGACGATATTACCGTGAATGAATTTTTCATCATGTTATTTTTTATTGGGTTTGATGGAGAATTTCCACCAGAATTAGTTTTAGGATTCTTGATATTAATGATAACCTTCATGTTTTCAGTCAAGATTTATCACGACCGAAAGAACAGAAACTCAGAAATGAAATAAAGTCCACAGTCTAACATCCCTCATTCACAATAAAATCTAAAATGCCATTTTTTGAAAGTGTAATCTTGGCTTGACTTGTCATCTCAAGTGTAAAATACGGATAATTCAGTACAAATTTTGTGGCTGTAATGGTACCTCTGAGCAATTCAAAAATGGTTTTGATAGTAATTACAATTCCTGCAATCATCTTTCTTTCCAACTTTGCTATGTCGACAATATTTGAAGAGATGCAATGCGAAGAGAAGGGTGGAAAATGGTGGGGCATACCTCGTGAAGGATGTGCAATGTCAGCTGAAGCATGTGAGGATGCTGGAGGAATTCCAATAGGATATCTAGAATGTAAAACCATGTGGTTTATGGGATGTCTGGATGTCGGCATTCCAGGATGTAGTTTTAGATAATTCAATCTAATACCTTTCATTATAACTTACACTCCTGCTGTACGGTATTCTTGAATGGACTTATCTTCTCAAGTGTGAAACATGGACAATTCAGTGCAAATTTTGTGCTGCAGTAGCACCTATGAGCAATTCTAAAGTTATCTTGATAGTGGTTACAATTTTTGTATTGATCTTTCTTGCCAACTTTGTCCTGCCACCCGTATCAGAAAAGATGATCTGTAAATTGAATGGGGGAGATTGAGATGAGATGGATGATTTTGTCAACATACAATTCATAAAGTACAAAATAATGAAGGAATATCAAGATGACTGCAATAGCAACACTGGGTTCACATTGCTCATTACAGGTTCTGAAAGGGGCAAGTGATGAAGGGCTAAAGACCATTTTGGTATGTGAAAAAAAACATGAAAAATTATATCGCAGATTTCCATTTATTGACGAACTGATAATGGTGGATTCATTTAAAGAAATTCTTGAAAAAAAATGTCAGTCAACACTAGAACAAAATAATGCAGTTCTCATTCCACATGGAACGCTAATTGCTCAAATGAGCTCTGAAGAAATTGAATCGATCAAAACTCCCATGTTTGGAAACAAGTGGATACTGAGATGGGAGTCAGACAGAATAATGAAAGAAAAACTCATGAATGAGGCAGGCTTTCCGGTTCCAAAGCCAGTCACGGATCCCAAAGACATAGACAGGCTGGTGATAGTAAAGAGGCAGGGAGCTGCAGGTGGAAAAGGGTATTTCATGGCTGCAAATGAAGCCGATTACAACACAAAAAGAAATCAGCTAATTTCAGAGGGAATAATATCCAAGGATGAGACTCTGTACATTCAGGAGTATGCCGCTGGCGTACTGGCATATCTGCAATTCTTCTACTCTCCCTTGACTGAAGAGTTGGAATTCTTTGGAGTTGATCAAAGACACGAGTCAGACATTGAAGGACTTTCCAGAATTCCATCAGAACAACAAATGAAATCAAAAAAAGTTCCGTCATTTAATGTGATAGGAAACAGTCCGCTAGTTTTGAGAGAATCACTGCTAGATGAAGTGTATACGATGGGAGAAAACTTTGTCGAAGCTGCCAAAAGAATTGTGGCACCCGGAATGAACGGCCCATTTTGCATAGAGGGAGTCTATGACGAAAATGCCAAATTTACATCATTTGAATTTTCAGCAAGAATTGTAGCAGGAACCAACATCTACATGGATGGTTCACCGTATTACTCGCTACTGTTTAATGAGCAGATGAGCATGGGTAAAAGAATTGCCAGAGAAGTGAAAACAGCTGCAAGCAAAAACCAATTAGATGAAATTACTACTTGATTGCAACAATATCACTATTGCAAATCACGTGAACTTGCGGATATTTAATCAGATGAAATCTCCATTCCATGTTGAGATTTTATTATGTATTTGTCTCGAATTTTAACACTTGCCCAGTCTATTGCCAAGACAGTAATCAGTACGACCAGCATAAAGATTGCAGCTTTTCCGTATTCAAAGAACTTTATGTAATTGATAATGTAAAATCCAATTCCACCTGCACCAACTAATCCAAGTATGCTGGTCTGACGTACGTTGTAATCAAACATGTACAGTATTTGGCTTAGAAGATGAGATGCGGATTCAGGAACTACCACATAACGAATCAGTTGAGACTTGGATACTCCGATAGAATCAACGGCATCCATTGGGTCTGAATCAATTGCCTCAATTGTCTCATACTGTAATTTTGCTATGAATCCTATAGTATACATGATAATTGCCAATATGCCCGCAAAAGAGCCAGATCCCACCATTATTACAAACAAGAGTGCCCAAAGAATTGATGGAAACGTCCTCATTGCTGCAAGCAGTGCGCGAATTGGAGCATAGACAAATTTACTATTCAAGTTTCTAGCGGCAAGCATGCTAAGGGGCAGCGATATGGCCACTCCTACGGCAGTTCCGATAAATGCCATCTGAATTGTTTCAAACATTGCCCATAATGCAGTTGGAATATACTTTAGTTCGACCCTGAGTGCTTCTTCTAAAATGATTCCCAAATTGGGGAGACCTTCTAAAAATTTCACAATGTCAACATCCATGTTATATGATGCTACCACCAGCAATCCTACGATAACTCCGATGACAATGTTATTTTTTGGAGTCATCTGCATACATCTCCATTATTTGCTTAGTATCCAAATCACCTGTTTGAAAATCAACTATCGTATCGCCTTCCACACCGATCTCCAATATTTTTTCTCCGTCTTTGATTACTGCAACCCTGTCGGCATACTCTAAAGCCAATTGCATGTCGTGATGGACCATTATCGCAGTCAAATTCATCGTCTTTTGAGCATTTGCAATCAAATTCATGATTTCTCGAGCAGTAACGTGATCCAACTCTGAGACAATTTCATCAGCCAGCAATATCGTCGGCTTTTGCATCAATGCTCTCGCGATGGCGACTCTTCTTTTTTCACCTCCGCTCAACATGTACGCTTTTCTATGTTCTTTGTCTCCAAGGCCCACAAGTTTTAAAATTCTTCTTGCCTCCACTAACTCCTCTTCGGGAAATTTTTTTAACAAAGATTGAATTTTTCCAATTCGAGGCAAGGCTCCGATGAGGATGTTTTCCAAAACGGTGACATTTTTTACCAATCCCAAACTTTGAGGGATATACCCTATGGCATGCATCATCTTTTTGAATTTCTTGTCATTCATTTTCGGTGTCACGTAATCTATTTTGATGGTGCCATTGCTTGGAATCATCATGCCGTTCATGAGTTTCAGTAATGTTGATTTTCCAGAACCCGACTGTCCAACAACGGCATAGTTGGTACCCCTCTCAATTGACATGTTGATTCCTTTGAGTGCAAAACTTTTAGAATCATATGATGTCGAAATATCGTTTAGCTGGATGATTTTTTTTGTAGAAATTAATGAAAAAGAAGGATTTTTGTTCATCTGAATTTGTTTCATTGCACTGTTGCCAGTTTTTATTTGCTCTTGTTGTATTTGTCAAGAATTAGGCTGTCTAGACCGGTTAGTGCGTCAATAAATGTTCCAAATTCTCCAATATGCATGGTTGTGGTGGTTGGAACCAGTGCTTCAGCACCATACAAATCTGTCAAGATTGAGTTGTTTTCATCATAGTTTAGTTTGATGAGTGCCGCAACTAGAGCCTCTTTTGTAGGCTCTGACATGTCACCGTTGACCATGAATACGTGGGATGGCACAGGTCCAATTGTAGTAACGGGACGTAGTTTTGCTTGATCTTCTAATTCAAGGTATTTTTTAGGAGATATGTCTGATCCAAAAGCAACATCCACGTTTCCATTGAGGAGTAGTTCAAGAGCTGCTTTGTATCCTCCTGTAAATACATGACTTTCAAAGTTTTTGTCCAGGGCAGACTTTAACGCTACAATGTCATCTCCCTCTACATTAACATCGCCTGCAGTGACTAGAGTTCCCATGGGCCTTACAAAACCTGATGAACCGGTAATGCTGGTAAATGCAACTTTTTTGCCAATCGTATCTTTCAATGAATGTATTGAGTCATTTTCAGCCAATGTCCAAACTGTTGCTTGATAATTTACTTTCCCTGCAACTAATTCTGCCAATACAGCTTCGGCGCCAGTTCTCTGATGGGTAATCCATGCAGGACCTGTATCCATAAAGGCCGCATCAATATGGCCAAACCTCATCCCTTCAATGATTGTTTCATAGTTGGAAGGGACTACAATTTCGACATCCACTCCAAGCTCATTTTCTAGAAAAACTTCTAGTGCTTGTGCTTTGGAAGTTAGCTCATCAGCTTTTTCAACCGGGATAAATCCAAGAGTTATCGTATCAACATCCACTGCGTTTGATTCAGATGAAACATTGATGATGTCGTTTTCTATGAGGTACTTTATCCCGTTTAGAAAAGTTTCATCATCTAGTGTGCCATCAGACCACCACCCGGCATTGGATTTAATCCAGTCTGGGACTATGCTTTGTGCTTGCGCAGTCTGAGTTGATGACACAGACATTACGCCGATTATTGCAAATATCGCAACTAATGCCAAAGTAATTTTCTGTTTCATGACTAACTAAAAAATTAGTGCAAGCTAAATTATTTAAATCAAGATTTCATTCTAGATTGTCATTACAAATGCATAGAATAAGATACACGACGGGAATTCAATCTATTTTTTAATTTAAAATCATTAGTTTGATTTTGGATTTAACGTGTTTGAATACAGGTTCAACGTAGGCTCTAAATGATCCAACACTATCTCCACTTTGCCAATCCTGCTGCGATAAATTTTAATTTTTTTGCCTTCTGTAGATATGACATACTTGTCCACTTCGGCAAGTGCAAGGCCCTCCAGTGTGGAAAGTGTTTTGTAAACTGTGGAAAGCGAAATTTTCAGTTCGTTGGAAATCTGTGTCGCCTCTTTTGATTGCTCTCTGATTGAAAATAAAACCGCCCTTGTGCACACATTGCTAAGGGATTCTATGATTTTTTGAGTGATGTCAAACTCAGATAATTGAATAATTGTAGGTTTTGGCATTTTATCACTTAGTTATGTATCAGGGTTAACGTAGGCTCGGGCTTTCTGATGAAAATGTCTGCCTTACTTATCCTGCTACGATAGACTTTGTATTTCCTACCTTTGTCAGTAAGCATCCATTTTTCAACTTTGATCAATGTTAATTCCTCCAGTTCTGCCAGTTTTTTATAAACAGAACTAAGGGGAATTTTGAGTTTATCGGAAAGCTCAGCAGCCGTATATCCCTTTCTGATGATGGAGAACAAGATTGCACGCGACTCTGCGTTAGCTAGAGACTCTATCACTTTTTGAGTAATGTCGTATCTTTTTAATTGTGGCAAGGTTAATTTTTTGGACATGTAAATATCAAAACCATCCAACGTGTATTTAAACAAGACGATGTTGTTCTCATTCTAGAGAGTTAGAACAATTAGGAGTATTCCGTTGTTTTTTTATGAGGTTCAAAACGATGCCAAAGCAATCCTAAGATTATTCCAACAGATATCCAAAATGACGAGATGCCAAGTACGGACATCAACCTAAATTCATTAACCAATGACATCGGGGCAGTTATCTCGTCTGGATTTTCAGGCATGGCAACAAAAATAACAGTTATGAAAATAGCATACCCCATTAATGCTACAAATTTTTTATTTCCTTTGAATTTTTTTGATATGTGATAAAATGAAACGGCTCCAATTCCAGAAATTACGATAAATGACAGATATAAAATGGATCTTAGAACTACGGTATCTCCTTCACCTACGGTAGGGGGGTTTGCAGGATATTTTAGAAATGGAATGAAAAAAAGTGTAAACCACATTACACTTGCCAAAATAATTGATTTTTTGACGTTATTATTTCCAGGCAGCGAATTTCTAGACAATGCAAATACAATTCCAAACAGAGATCCCATAGATATTCCCAAAATTACCCCTGCAAGGATGAGGCCACTTTTTTGCCAGTCTCTATATGCGTCATATTCTGCCCAGAACTGAGGAGTGTCTTCTTCATCCCCTGATGCAAACAGGTTTTGATTTTCAATTCCAATTGCCTGATCAAGATATGGTTCCACTATTGCAAAATTTACTACACCCAGAATTAAACCTGCAAACGCACCTGAAAGTAAGACTAAAATTATAAAAAGAAATGTTTTCACGACAAAGAATTCCTAATGACAGGGAAAACCAGCTGCGTGTCTCATATCATGAGTAAGCTCATGAATGTAAAGATCAGTAAATGCTTGCTCGCCATAAACTAGACTGAAGATATGACCCTGGTCAAATCCTACGACAAACAATCCTGCTGAAAAGATGATAGCTAATGCAAGTATTGCTAGTTTGGATATGCTAGTTTTTGAGACGGCAATTTGCCTTGATTCAGACATAAAAAATAACAGTCTCTGAATATATTTAAGCTCTTGTATGTCTGACAAAAACATCGGAGGATCTTACTTTATGATAAAAAAGGCCACATTAATAGATCCAATTAGAAAAACTATTAGTAAAAAATAGGTAAAATTTTATGAAATCAAATATTTAAGAACAAAAATGAATGTAAATAATATGAAAATGAGCTTTGTACTATTATGACGAATAAATCAGTTGATCTTCATAAAGTAACAATTATGAAAAAAATTACAAAAGATGAAATGGTGACAAAACTGAAAAATTAAATTTGTAAAAAAAGGATCATTTCGATGGTCTTCTGAAAAATTGTTAACAAATCAGATTGATTTAGAGGGGTAATCTTCCTCTAGAAGTATTAACAATGGTGGCATAATCACGTATTTAAAAAAAACTAACAGATAAAAAAATTAATCGTAAAAACTATTATCTTAATTGTGATATGGATGTATTTTTTACTGGATTTACTGACAAGTAATTACACACGATTGTAAAATAATTCACATGTCTGAAAAGATGTGATGCCCAAGATGTTTAGAGTCACAGGATCAAAAGAAAGTCATCGTAGTAAAAATACAAACATCTTGAAGATGTAAAATGCTTCATTTGTTGTACAAATTAAAGAAGATATTTACTTTAAACAATCTTTGTTACGGCATGGCAAAGTATTACCTGTTAGCAATCCCCGTAGTTATAGGAATTATTACGGGTATGTTTTTGGCTTTTAATCTGGAATCTAAATCAGAATCAGGCCTGCTTACAACTACAAATCTAATAGAAAATGGATCCCATATAATCGGAGATCCAAATGCTCCAATTACAATTTTGGAATGGGGAGATTATCAGTGTACTTATTGTTATAAATTTCATCAAAGTACCCTAAATACAATTAATGAAAATTTTATCAAAACCGGAAAAGTGAAATTAGTTTTCAAGGATTATCCATTAAACGGCCCAGACTCAATCCTGGCTGCAGAAGCGTCACACTGTGCGCAAGATCAAAAAAAGTATTGGGAATACCATGACGAACTCTATAAAAATTGGGGCGGTGAAAGAACAGGTTGGATTACCCGAGAATCCCTAAACCAGTTTGGAAATACGATAAACTTAGACATGGATCATTTCAATACGTGCTTGAATGAACACAAATACAAAGACAAAGTTATTTCAATGTATGAATTTGGAAAAGAAATTGGAATTGATGCAACGCCTTCATTTTTAGTCTTTGATGATCAAAAAATTGTCAAAATTAGGGGCAATCAGCCACTAGAAGTATTTCTTAAGACATTTGATGAAATGTGATTTAAGAAAATTAAAAATGAATAAATCAAAATTAATAACCATAGAAACAAGGGAAACTGCAGAATGGGTAAAATCAACATAGAGAAACAAGATTCAGTTAAACTCTATAAAATTAGAAAAACCCTGGAAGAATTATCTAAAAAATCAGGCAGGGGTACGGAGCTTATCACAGTATACATTCCAAAAGGAAAGCAGTTACATGAAATAATTAGCTCTCTTCAGCAAGAGCAAGGAACGGCAGACAACATCAAATCAGACCTTACAAGATCACACGTGGTTGATTCGCTAGGCAAAGTTGTGCAGAGATTAAAGCTGTACAAGAAAACACCTGAGAGGGGACTGGTAATGTTTTGTGGCGCACTCCCCCAAGAAGAAGGGGGTCCCTTGGGAAGTGAGGTAGTTACAGTCTGGGAAGTGGATCCGCCAAAAGATTTGAACCAATACCTATACAGATGCGATGATCATTTCCATGTAGATATTTTAAAAGATATGTTGAGGGATGACAACCTCATAGGATTTCTAGCAATAGATGCCAAAGATGCAGGTTGGGGATTGTTGTACGGTGATAAAATAGAAGTGCTGTCTCAAACAGGTTCTGGAGTGGCAGGAAAACACAGACAAGGAGGACAGTCTGCAAAGAGATTCCAGAAACTCAGAGAAATGGAATTGAGTTATTTTTACAACAGAGTGGCACAGACAACTAGGGAATATTTTATCGACATTTATCCCGTTAAAGGATTGATTATATCGGGTCCGGGGCCTACGAAAGAAGATTTCATCAACGGCAACTATCTAGAATATCGTTTGCAAAATAACATCATAAATACAATTGACGCATCATATTCTGGCGCAGAAGGAATTCGTGAAGCATTTGCAAAATCTGCAGATATTTTAGGAGATTTCAGAATGGTTGAAGAAAAAAAACTGATTGAGAATTTATTCAGGGAAATCAACAGCAATACCGGAAAGGGTTCCTACGGGTTGCAAGAAGTAATAGAATATCTAAAAAACAACGTTGTCAAGATTTTGATAATTACAGACAATACAAACCTGAACAGAGTTGAAGGGAAGTGCAAGAGGTGTGAACATATCCAAGAAGAAATTTTAGAACGGCCTTTGGTGATTCCGAAAAAGACGGCATACAAAAATAATCCGTGCCCCGGATGTAATTCCATGGAGGTAGATGTCAACGAACAGGACATTGTAGATTACCTTGAAATTCTTGCCGCAAAAACAGGGACTCAGTTGGAGGTGATTTCTGGAAGTGCAGAACATGGAAACATGCTTGCAAGTCTTGGAAAGATCGGAGCAATCCTGAGATATAATCCCGGACACTCTAAGTGAGAAGACTACGAACTTTTTTAGATAATTTTAAGAGATCATCATCACTAGAAATTTGACGTTTAGTCCACACTGTTCCCTTGCTGTTATATCTTGGAATGATGTGTATGTGAACGTGTGGAATTATCTGTTTGGCTGCTCGGCCATTATTCTGACCTAGACTAAACGCATCAGCACCAGTTGCCGTCAAAATTGCCTTTGCAACTTTTGGAACTATGGAAAATACATTCCCTACATCTTCAGGATCCATATCGGTGATTCTTTCATGATGTTTTCTGGGAATGACCAAGCTATGACCCACATCGATTGGGTATTTGTCTAAAAATGCCACGTGTGATTCGTCTTCATAGAGAAAATGAGCATCACGTTTTCCATCTAAAATATCGCAGAAGATGCAACTCACATCAGAATGTACTTTATGATTTTATTTATTGTTTTGATCTGCCACAATTAATTTCTATATTGGTATGATTCATTGAGACACATGATGTAAAACCCGAGTTTTCAGATTGTTTCTCATTCACATTACATACATTTTTTACAAATAGTATCTCAACCATATGAAATTCCGAATGACCCATCTTGTAGTTCTCATATGATGTGATTTGACTAAAAATACAGAGTCTGATAAATTATAATATCAAACAAAAGAGGATCTTTTTACGAATTTATTTTCAAGACTCATCCAAAAAACAGATTTTTATTTTTAAAATGATCTGTAAACTCAAAATAAAAAAAGCATCCACACCTACAAATGAACCGATGATATTGACGAATGGTTAATTAGGGTAAATTTCAGAGTTTGATTGTCATATGGGCAGAAAAGAAAGGCAAAATCGTGAAGAAAAACGTGAAAACTATGCCACAAAACATTCGGCTGCAAAAAGAAAGCAAACTCTGATTGCTATCGGAGTGCTGTCCCTTATTGCAGTAATTGTCGGATATGCAGGATATCTGTTTATCAACATGACTGAAACTGCTCCGGGAGGACCAGAAAATGCTGGCGCGTTGGGTAGTGAACACTCACATGCAGGTATTCTGGTGAAGATTTTTGGAGATACTTTTGAGTTTGCCAGTCCAGCTTTCCAGATTAAATCCAGCTGGATTCATTTTGAAGGAAACGACGGCTCTACGATTCACAAACATGCCACAGGAGTAGATTTAGGATATCTCTTTGACACATTATCCATAGGACTAGATGATCAGTGCTACAGATTCCCAGACGGCAAATCATTTTGTACAAATGAAGATTACACTTTGAAATTCTTCATCAACAGGGAACAAGTGGATGATTTAAGAGACTATGAAATAATGGAAGATGATAGAATCTTGATTCAATTTGGCTCTGAAACACCTGAAGAAACAGAAGAACATCTAAAACAATTAGACGAACAACGACTAGTGAAATAAGATTTTAAGAATCTTCTTTAGTTGTAAATTTTGCCTGCTTGTCAAAGAACATGTAAAAACCACATTTTACACATCTCAAGACAGTAAGATCAGTAGTCAGGAATTCCTTGTCATCAAATCGACCACTTAGCTTTACATTTTCTCCTGCAATCTCAGCTTTATTGCTCTTGCATACGGGACATTCTAGTGCTTTTTCTTCCATGCGTGACTTGACTCATTTGTGAATTTAAACTCAATGAAAATATTCAGTTGTTCATAACGGTATGACCGATTCAAAATTAAGAAACATTCTCTCAACAACATAAAATGGACTGCCATCTTTAATTTGATACGAAGTTTAACCAAGTATTGCATTTTACAACTCGTAAAAACAGTATCATTGAGAAATTATTTACGACATGCAGATAAGACGTCAAAAGATAATGAGTAATTAATTAAAATGGCACATAAAAAATTGGAACAATCAAAATGAATCATGAGTCTTTTGGTAAAAAATGCTCATGTGGACATTTTGAAAGCGAGCACGATGCAGAGAGAAAAAGTCCCACAATCCAGAATATGACACAAAATCTAAGATATCTCATTCCTCCATCACACATGATTGACGAGGTGTTTCGCATTAATTGTAAATATTGTGACTGTAACCAATTCAATCCAAAGAAAAAAAGATCAGGTATTGTTTGACAAGCCAGAAAAACATGCAATAAATGAGAACATCGATCAATAGGTGCTACTGCCATTCAAAATACAATGCGCCAAAAATCAGTCTTTTACATACGTTACATCAGATGTGTTTTCTACATCTTTTATCTTTACAACCACCGTATCTCCAAGCTTATTGAAGATTCGCTGACGTTTTTCATTAGTAAGTACGACTCCCAAAATTATATCAACTGGAAGTAAGAATGATTTCCCAAGTGAGCTTAACAAAATTCCTTTCAAATCTGGTTTCAATCCATCAGTTCTCATCACCCTCAAATTTAATGCCTTTTTTCCAAGAGTTTGGCCTGTTTTGTATTCTAAAATTACCCAATATACAAAGAACATAATGCTTGTAGGGACATACTGGGTGTTTTCAGCCCAAAAGCCACCGTCATTCATTTCATAGTATATAGTTCCAAATAATGCAAAAATAATCAATGTTGAAACACTAGAAATTATTATAAAATCAACCAACCATGCAAGAAATCTGTCAGTCCACTTGGCAAGAATAATCCTTGACCCAACTTCGGACTTTTCATCATTCATGCATAGGCTAGAAGTATTAAATTAATAAAACATGTTAAATTATGATTGGCTTTAAAATTTATAGTCATAAATCACAAATAAGCTTAGAATTATTTTTGAACTCAATAAACCCTATCGAATTTTTTTTGTGGACATT
Coding sequences within it:
- a CDS encoding protein-disulfide isomerase — translated: MGRKERQNREEKRENYATKHSAAKRKQTLIAIGVLSLIAVIVGYAGYLFINMTETAPGGPENAGALGSEHSHAGILVKIFGDTFEFASPAFQIKSSWIHFEGNDGSTIHKHATGVDLGYLFDTLSIGLDDQCYRFPDGKSFCTNEDYTLKFFINREQVDDLRDYEIMEDDRILIQFGSETPEETEEHLKQLDEQRLVK
- a CDS encoding RDD family protein; the protein is MNDEKSEVGSRIILAKWTDRFLAWLVDFIIISSVSTLIIFALFGTIYYEMNDGGFWAENTQYVPTSIMFFVYWVILEYKTGQTLGKKALNLRVMRTDGLKPDLKGILLSSLGKSFLLPVDIILGVVLTNEKRQRIFNKLGDTVVVKIKDVENTSDVTYVKD
- a CDS encoding HIT domain-containing protein, encoding MSCIFCDILDGKRDAHFLYEDESHVAFLDKYPIDVGHSLVIPRKHHERITDMDPEDVGNVFSIVPKVAKAILTATGADAFSLGQNNGRAAKQIIPHVHIHIIPRYNSKGTVWTKRQISSDDDLLKLSKKVRSLLT